Proteins encoded together in one Anguilla anguilla isolate fAngAng1 chromosome 9, fAngAng1.pri, whole genome shotgun sequence window:
- the LOC118234971 gene encoding protein Shroom2-like yields MQWSQPFQPYNTDHNTDHIMDHRTDHSTDDSAEDIADRGDSADSRGRLYHPSRWSSDSELDRRWGYKGDGGGRLALHQYYSQFYRENRSASCPPAPEHRDLSPLCHPETATRTGGHKPITTERLLTAPLGVLEANAARPEDQWDNSRCSTPGSVGMSDTVEPWVHIQHPWDHIPNVSGGATGEAGYLGGTTILGPNQGPLQERAGEKGCEPPKPLAKHSLPPQEHTSTSHRPKECLTSNPHNENQESKTKLTKPQIHWDKGEKQEHLLCGGPAGIKAPPPSTSQPVNSRQGQRSPTNTPSGSCNNPAPASATPALPVHRSPAIREAALPGRAHRWRWTPEHKLQPEFEPEGRRVKPYHSSGSEESDIPPFAERMRFFEETSRSRSVSHLPGLMCRAQKPKVHPSNHRRYSYQDPELCCTPEALAQTVSPRERGEPSNPEQNCSSRAQGPEDPKLGLSVDVQCSSSLCDSSTFRPITVPGHQDRSQQQQDSNTPTEVQLRGENEQTQPNGKFSPTQRDRCCTGDLQTAEGTLTQGCQSPRDASEVLERLSECSGEVGARQSQKQVAAISENEIGVCEQLQQLDPGATLLQAAMQGEMGESSERPKRKKDPPPRPPPPNWAQFHGRRASCHNLLSSPPSPPPSPTRPGSPLHPLPCPEVTRQRSHSCPLRDGGESRLLGPNLPPGPALSPGPPLTQNPALPASSALMHRAFRPVVPPVEQSLPLRHPDPLRLTDMPVLAEPHPRFYALQGRPFNGDDRRDALERQVEARKERRLAFDAQHRLEVPVYSVQRSSGVPAYGPQHSSGVPTYSPQHSLGVPAYSPQHSLGVPIGENGSVLKGHLPEPYFTLTCERHGPQSRTFSRNPKLGTMPTHNTVRGGEDTPLETDIDQFLEEQKVRCSSRPTAVLETDLDSLPEMLALPPAAWRAHGGSLVDLLLEGGPGARTRTDLMGELLPQGGERREGRETWRGGGGVLGLGPDALQSSAWGFYASQGPGSSHSSYYSTSSAEDQLLTQAQVLPGRKEEGDDELSYKKQQVMECVRRRLGVLREAQRGLQEDVRANARLGEEVEALVRAVCRPSEADRFRTVIGDLEKVVSLLLSLSSRLLRVETALEDLSAENHHERFRLLEKKQQLLAQLTEAQELKEHVDGRQQAVCRVLAGCLTPEQLRDYSHFLRMKAALLVEQRQLEDRIRLHEEQLRALRESLPPSNGSPAGLEYSYY; encoded by the exons ATGCAGTGGAGCCAGCCATTTCAACCGTACAATACAGACCACAATACTGACCACATTATGGACCACAGAACGGATCACAGTACTGACGACAGCGCTGAAGACATTGCAGACCGCGGGGACTCTGccgacagcagggggcgcctgTACCACCCCAGCCGGTGGTCCTCTGACAGTGAACTGGACAGAAGGTGGGGCTATAAaggggatggtggggggcgCCTGGCCCTGCATCAGTACTACAGTCAATTCTACAGGGAGAACCGCTCGGCCTCTTGCCCTCCCGCCCCTGAACACAGAGACCTCTCCCCCTTGTGTCACCCTGAAACTGCGACACGGACCGGGGGGCACAAACCCATCACCACTGAGCGGCTCCTGACAGCCCCATTGGGGGTACTGGAGGCCAACGCTGCTAGGCCTGAGGACCAGTGGGACAACAGCAGGTGTTCTACCCCAGGTTCAGTGGGCATGTCCGACACTGTGGAGCCATGGGTGCACATCCAGCACCCCTGGGATCACATCCCCAATGTTTCCGGCGGTGCCACAGGGGAAGCGGGGTACCTGGGTGGAACGACCATCCTGGGCCCCAATCAGGGACCCCTTCAGGAAAGGGCAGGGGAAAAGGGCTGTGAGCCCCCCAAACCGCTGGCCAAACACAGCCTACCTCCACAGGAGCACACATCCACATCCCACAGACCCAAGGAGTGCTTAACTTCTAACCCGCATAATGAGAACCAGGAGAGCAAGACTAAACTGACCAAACCCCAGATACACTGGGACAAGGGGGAGAAGCAGGAGCATCTCCTGTGTGGAGGCCCTGCCGGGATAAAGGCCCCTCCTCCCTCTACTTCACAGCCAGTCAATTCCCGCCAGGGTCAGAGGTCCCCAACCAACACACCCAGTGGATCCTGTAATAACCCCGCCCCTGCCTCCGCCACCCCGGCTCTTCCCGTCCACAGAAGCCCAGCCATAAGGGAGGCTGCACTGCCAGGCAGGGCCCATAGGTGGCGCTGGACCCCGGAGCACAAGCTGCAGCCAGAGTTTGAGCCTGAGGGCAGGAGGGTGAAGCCCTATCACTCGTCCGGATCAGAGGAGAGCGACATTCCTCCCTTCGCCGAACGCATGCGCTTCTTCGAGGAGACCAGCAGGAGTCGCTCTGTCTCACACCTGCCTGGACTGATGTGCCGTGCCCAAAAGCCCAAAGTGCACCCCAGCAACCACAGGAGGTACTCCTATCAGGACCCTGAGCTCTGCTGTACTCCAGAGGCATTGGCGCAGACTGTTagccccagagagagaggagagcccTCGAACCCGGagcagaactgcagcagcaGAGCACAGGGGCCTGAAGACCCCAAGCTGGGCCTTAGCGTAGATGTGCAGTGCAGCAGCTCCCTCTGTGATTCTAGCACCTTCCGTCCAATCACTGTTCCGGGCCACCAGGACCGCTCTCAACAGCAGCAAGATAGTAACACCCCGACTGAG GTACAGCTCAGGGGGGAGAATGAACAAACACAGCCCAATGGGAAATTCAGCCCAACACAGAG GGATCGCTGTTGCACTGGAGACCTCCAGACAGCAGAGGGTACCCTAACACAAGGCTGCCAGAGCCCGAGGGATGCATCTGAAGTGCTTGAGAGACTGTCTGAGTGCAGTGGGGAAGTGGGAGCAAGGCAGAGCCAGAAACAGGTGGCCgccatttctgaaaatgaaattggcgTTTGTGagcaactgcagcagctggaCCCGGGTGCTACCCTACTCCAAGCGGCCATgcagggggagatgggggagagcAGCGAGCGGCCGAAGAGGAAGAAGGaccccccgcctcgccccccgCCTCCAAACTGGGCGCAATTCCACGGCAGGAGGGCGTCCTGTCACAatcttctctcctcccccccctccccgcccccctctccaaCCAGGCCGGGGAGCCCCTTACACCCCCTTCCCTGCCCCGAGGTCACCCGCCAGCGCTCCCACAGCTGCCCCCTGAGAGACGGAGGGGAGAGCCGACTGCTTGGCCCCAACCTccctcctggccccgccctcagtCCTGgcccccctctcacacagaaccccgccctccccgccAGCTCCGCCCTCATGCACAGGGCGTTCAGGCCTGTGGTGCCCCCTGTTGAGCAAAGCCTGCCGCTTCGACACCCTGATCCCCTGAGGTTGACTGACATGCCTGTATTAGCTGAGCCACACCCCAG GTTCTATGCCTTGCAGGGGAGACCCTTCAACGGGGACGACAGACGCGACGCTCTAGAGCGACAGGTGGAGGCGAGGAAAGAAAGACGCCTTGCTTTTGATGCTCAGCACAGATTGGAAGTACCTGTCTACAGTGTTCAACGCAGTTCGGGGGTACCTGCCTACGGTCCTCAGCACAGTTCAGGGGTACCAACCTACAGTCCTCAGCACAGTTTGGGGGTACCTGCCTACAGTCCTCAGCATAGTTTGGGGGTACCTATTGGAGAAAATGGCTCTGTATTAAAGGGCCACTTACCAGAGCCGTACTTCACCCTGACCTGTGAGCGGCACGGACCACAAAGCCGGACGTTTAGCAGGAACCCGAAGCTGGGGACCATGCCCACCCACAACACAGTGAGGGGGGGAGAAGACACGCCCTTGGAGACTGACATTGACCAGTTTTTGGAGGAACAGAAGGTCCGATGCTCCTCCAGGCCCACGGCGGTCCTGGAGACGGATTTAGACAGTCTCCCCGAGATGCTGGCCTTGCCACCGGCCGCATGGAGGGCTCATGGTGGCTCCCTGGTGGACCTCCTTCTGGAGGGAGGCCCTGGAGCCCGCACCAGGACTGACTTGATGGGGGAGCTGCTCCCACAAGGTGGGGAAAGACGGGAGGGCAGGGAGACTTGGAGGGGTGGAGGCGGCGTCTTGGGGCTTGGTCCAGATGCACTGCAGAG CTCTGCGTGGGGTTTTTATGCTTCTCAAGGCCCAGGATCCAGCCACTCCTCGTATTACAGCACCTCCTCAGCTGAGGACCAGCTGCTAACCCAGGCCCAAGTGCTGccagggaggaaggaggaaggagacGATGAGCTCTCCTACAAGAAG CAACAGGTGATGGAGTGCGTGCGGAGGAGGCTGGGCGTGCTGCGGGAGGCGCAGCGGGGCCTGCAGGAGGACGTGCGGGCCAACGCGCGGCTGGGCGAGGAGGTGGAGGCGCTGGTGCGGGCCGTGTGCCGGCCCAGCGAGGCGGACCGGTTTCGCACGGTGATCGGGGACCTGGAGAAGGTGGTGTCCCTGCTGCTGTCCCTCTCCAGCCGGCTGCTGCGTGTGGAGACGGCCCTGGAGGACCTCAGTGCCGAGAACCACCACGAGCGG TTCCGCCTGCTggagaagaagcagcagctgctggcccAGCTGACGGAGGCgcaggagctgaaggagcaCGTAGACGGGCGCCAGCAGGCTGTGTGCAGGGTTCTGGCGGGGTGCCTGACGCCGGAGCAGCTGCGCGACTACAGCCACTTCCTCCGGATGAAGGCCGCCCTGCTGGTGGAGCAGCGGCAGCTGGAGGACAGGATCCGGCTGCATGAGGAGCAGCTGCGAGCCCTGAGAGAGAGCCTGCCGCCCAGCAATGGCTCCCCCGCAGGCCTGGAGTACTCCTACTACTGA
- the LOC118234982 gene encoding H(+)/Cl(-) exchange transporter 5-like isoform X1: MNNPGYCGDPDSTCDTDTVEITGVTLDCSCTDDSPPIHLDSVTGHNTPEGGERAANGAPKTVDLPDEPAPGVGTYEDFNTIDWVREKCKDRDRHREIAGRRKESVCAWIISISDAFSGWLVVLLVGLMSGALAGGIDISAHWMTDLKEGVCLDGFWFNQEHCCWASNETTFQERDRCPQWKSWAELITGTAAGPFAYIVNYLVYVCWALLFSFLAVSLVRSFAPYACASGIPEIKTILSGFIIRGYLGKWTLVIKTITLVLAVSSGLSLGKEGPLVHVACCCGNILCHLFTKYRTNEAKRREVLSAAAAAGVSVAFGAPIGGVLFSLEEVSYYFPLKTLWRSFFAALVAAFTLRSINPFGNSRLVLFYVEFHSPWHLLELVPFILLGIFGGIWGALFTRANIAWCRRRKTTRLGRYPVLEVLLVTVVTAVLAFPNQFTRMSTSRLISELFNDCSRLDASKLCDFGNATGEPSSGALGDRPASRSLSMAMLELCLALLFKILMTIITFGMKVPSGLFIPSMAVGAIAGRLLGVAMEQLAYYHHDWALFRGWCSPGANCITPGLYAMVGAAACLGGVTRMTVSLVVIMFELTGGLEYIVPLMAAAMTSKWVADALEREGIYVAHIRLNGYPFLEAKGEFSHKTLAMGVMRPRRGEPPLSVLTQDGVTVGDAEALIASTSYSGFPVITSPESQRLVGFVLRRDLVISIENARKRQEGVGSASKIFFTEYTPPPLPDSSAPLKLRGIMDLSPFTVTDLTAMDIVVDIFRKLGLRQCLVTHNGRLLGIITKKDILKHMAQMADQDPDSILFN; encoded by the exons ATGAATAACCCTGGGTATTGTGGCGACCCGGACAGCACCTGCGACACGGATACGGTGGAAATCACCGGCGTTACACTGGATTGTTCATGCACCGACGACTCACCGCCGATACACCTCGACTCTGTCACAG GGCATAATACCCctgaggggggtgagagggcgGCAAACGGTGCGCCTAAGACGGTGGACTTGCCGGATGAGCCTGCGCCGGGGGTGGGCACGTACGAGGACTTCAACACCATCGACTGGGTGCGCGAGAAATGCAAGGACCGGGACCGGCATAGAGAG ATTGCCGGTAGAAGGAAGGAGTCGGTCTGTGCGTGGATCATAAGCATCAGTGATGCCTTCTCTGGCTGGCTGGTCGTGCTGCTTGTTGGATTGATGTCAG GTGCGCTGGCCGGTGGCATCGACATCTCGGCGCACTGGATGACGGACCTGAAGGAGGGCGTGTGTCTGGATGGGTTCTGGTTCAACCAGGAGCACTGCTGCTGGGCCTCCAATGAGACCACCTTCCAGGAGCGTGACCGCTGCCCGCAGTGGAAGAGCTGGGCCGAGCTCATCACCGGAACCGCCGCG GGGCCCTTTGCCTACATTGTGAACTACCTGGTGTATGTGTGCTGGGCGCTGCTCTTCTCCTTCCTGGCTGTGTCACTGGTCAGATCCTTCGCCCCCTACGCCTGTGCGTCTGGAATCCCAGAG ATCAAAACCATTTTGAGCGGATTCATCATCCGCGGCTACCTGGGCAAGTGGACCTTGGTGATTAAGACCATCACCCTGGTGCTGGCCGTGTCATCCGGGCTCAGCCTGGGCAAGGAGGGCCCCCTGGTGCATGTGGCCTGCTGCTGCGGCAACATCCTCTGCCACCTCTTCACCAAATATCGCACAAACGAGGCAAAGCGTCGAGAG GTTCTGTCTGCGGCGGCCGCAGCGGGGGTGTCCGTGGCGTTTGGCGCGCCGATCGGGGGGGTGTTATTCAGTCTGGAGGAG GTGAGCTACTACTTCCCGCTGAAGACGCTGTGGCGCTCCTTTTTCGCCGCCCTGGTGGCCGCCTTCACGCTGCGCTCCATCAACCCCTTCGGGAACAGCCGGCTGGTGCTGTTCTACGTGGAGTTCCACAGCCCCTGGCACCTGCTGGAGCTGGTGCCCTTCATCCTGCTGGGCATCTTCGGGGGCATCTGGGGGGCCCTCTTCACCCGCGCCAACATCGCCTGGTGCCGGCGGCGCAAGACCACGCGGCTGGGCCGCTACCCGGTGCTGGAGGTGCTGCTGGTGACCGTGGTGACGGCGGTGCTGGCCTTCCCCAATCAGTTCACCCGCATGAGCACCAGCAGGCTGATCTCGGAGCTCTTCAACGACTGCAGCCGGCTGGACGCGTCCAAGCTCTGCGACTTCGGCAACGCCACGGGCGAGCCGTCCTCCGGCGCCCTGGGGGACCGGCCGGCCAGCAGGAGCCTGTCCATGGCCATGCTGGAGCTCTGCCTGGCCCTCCTCTTCAAGATACTCATGACCATCATCACCTTCGGCATGAAG gtgCCCTCTGGTCTGTTCATTCCCAGTATGGCGGTCGGGGCGATAGCAGGGAGGTTGCTGGGGGTTGCCATGGAGCAGCTGGCGTATTACCATCATGATTGGGCGCTGTTCCGGGGCTGGTGCAGCCCGGGCGCCAACTGCATCACCCCGGGGCTCTACGCCATGGTGGGCGCGGCCGCCTGTCTGG GGGGGGTGACGCGGATGACTGTGTCGCTGGTGGTCATCATGTTCGAGCTGACGGGGGGCCTGGAGTACATCGTGCCGCTGATGGCGGCGGCCATGACCAGCAAGTGGGTGGCGGACGCGCTGGAGCGCGAGGGGATCTACGTGGCGCACATCCGGCTCAACGGCTACCCCTTCCTGGAGGCCAAGGGCGAGTTCAGCCACAAGACGCTGGCCATGGGCGTGATGCGGCCGCGGCGCGGGGAACCGCCGCTCTCCGTGCTGACGCAGGACGGCGTTACCGTGGGCGACGCCGAGGCGCTGATCGCCAGCACCTCCTACAGCGGCTTCCCCGTCATCACGTCCCCCGAATCCCAGAGGCTGGTGGGCTTCGTCCTGCGCCGCGACCTGGTCATCTCCAtcg agAATGCACGGAAGCGACAGGAGGGTGTCGGGAGCGCCTCGAAAATCTTCTTCACAGAGTACACCCCCCCGCCATTGCCcgacagctccgcccccctcaaACTGCGGGGTATCATGGACCTCAGCCCCTTCACGGTGACGGACCTCACCGCCATGGACATCGTGGTGGACATCTTCCGCAAACTGGGCCTGAGGCAATGTCTGGTCACTCACAACGG GCGCCTGCTGGGGATCATCACCAAGAAAGACATTCTGAAGCACATGGCGCAGATGGCCGATCAGGACCCTGACTCCATTCTCTTTAACTGA
- the LOC118234982 gene encoding H(+)/Cl(-) exchange transporter 5-like isoform X2, translated as MTDLKEGVCLDGFWFNQEHCCWASNETTFQERDRCPQWKSWAELITGTAAGPFAYIVNYLVYVCWALLFSFLAVSLVRSFAPYACASGIPEIKTILSGFIIRGYLGKWTLVIKTITLVLAVSSGLSLGKEGPLVHVACCCGNILCHLFTKYRTNEAKRREVLSAAAAAGVSVAFGAPIGGVLFSLEEVSYYFPLKTLWRSFFAALVAAFTLRSINPFGNSRLVLFYVEFHSPWHLLELVPFILLGIFGGIWGALFTRANIAWCRRRKTTRLGRYPVLEVLLVTVVTAVLAFPNQFTRMSTSRLISELFNDCSRLDASKLCDFGNATGEPSSGALGDRPASRSLSMAMLELCLALLFKILMTIITFGMKVPSGLFIPSMAVGAIAGRLLGVAMEQLAYYHHDWALFRGWCSPGANCITPGLYAMVGAAACLGGVTRMTVSLVVIMFELTGGLEYIVPLMAAAMTSKWVADALEREGIYVAHIRLNGYPFLEAKGEFSHKTLAMGVMRPRRGEPPLSVLTQDGVTVGDAEALIASTSYSGFPVITSPESQRLVGFVLRRDLVISIENARKRQEGVGSASKIFFTEYTPPPLPDSSAPLKLRGIMDLSPFTVTDLTAMDIVVDIFRKLGLRQCLVTHNGRLLGIITKKDILKHMAQMADQDPDSILFN; from the exons ATGACGGACCTGAAGGAGGGCGTGTGTCTGGATGGGTTCTGGTTCAACCAGGAGCACTGCTGCTGGGCCTCCAATGAGACCACCTTCCAGGAGCGTGACCGCTGCCCGCAGTGGAAGAGCTGGGCCGAGCTCATCACCGGAACCGCCGCG GGGCCCTTTGCCTACATTGTGAACTACCTGGTGTATGTGTGCTGGGCGCTGCTCTTCTCCTTCCTGGCTGTGTCACTGGTCAGATCCTTCGCCCCCTACGCCTGTGCGTCTGGAATCCCAGAG ATCAAAACCATTTTGAGCGGATTCATCATCCGCGGCTACCTGGGCAAGTGGACCTTGGTGATTAAGACCATCACCCTGGTGCTGGCCGTGTCATCCGGGCTCAGCCTGGGCAAGGAGGGCCCCCTGGTGCATGTGGCCTGCTGCTGCGGCAACATCCTCTGCCACCTCTTCACCAAATATCGCACAAACGAGGCAAAGCGTCGAGAG GTTCTGTCTGCGGCGGCCGCAGCGGGGGTGTCCGTGGCGTTTGGCGCGCCGATCGGGGGGGTGTTATTCAGTCTGGAGGAG GTGAGCTACTACTTCCCGCTGAAGACGCTGTGGCGCTCCTTTTTCGCCGCCCTGGTGGCCGCCTTCACGCTGCGCTCCATCAACCCCTTCGGGAACAGCCGGCTGGTGCTGTTCTACGTGGAGTTCCACAGCCCCTGGCACCTGCTGGAGCTGGTGCCCTTCATCCTGCTGGGCATCTTCGGGGGCATCTGGGGGGCCCTCTTCACCCGCGCCAACATCGCCTGGTGCCGGCGGCGCAAGACCACGCGGCTGGGCCGCTACCCGGTGCTGGAGGTGCTGCTGGTGACCGTGGTGACGGCGGTGCTGGCCTTCCCCAATCAGTTCACCCGCATGAGCACCAGCAGGCTGATCTCGGAGCTCTTCAACGACTGCAGCCGGCTGGACGCGTCCAAGCTCTGCGACTTCGGCAACGCCACGGGCGAGCCGTCCTCCGGCGCCCTGGGGGACCGGCCGGCCAGCAGGAGCCTGTCCATGGCCATGCTGGAGCTCTGCCTGGCCCTCCTCTTCAAGATACTCATGACCATCATCACCTTCGGCATGAAG gtgCCCTCTGGTCTGTTCATTCCCAGTATGGCGGTCGGGGCGATAGCAGGGAGGTTGCTGGGGGTTGCCATGGAGCAGCTGGCGTATTACCATCATGATTGGGCGCTGTTCCGGGGCTGGTGCAGCCCGGGCGCCAACTGCATCACCCCGGGGCTCTACGCCATGGTGGGCGCGGCCGCCTGTCTGG GGGGGGTGACGCGGATGACTGTGTCGCTGGTGGTCATCATGTTCGAGCTGACGGGGGGCCTGGAGTACATCGTGCCGCTGATGGCGGCGGCCATGACCAGCAAGTGGGTGGCGGACGCGCTGGAGCGCGAGGGGATCTACGTGGCGCACATCCGGCTCAACGGCTACCCCTTCCTGGAGGCCAAGGGCGAGTTCAGCCACAAGACGCTGGCCATGGGCGTGATGCGGCCGCGGCGCGGGGAACCGCCGCTCTCCGTGCTGACGCAGGACGGCGTTACCGTGGGCGACGCCGAGGCGCTGATCGCCAGCACCTCCTACAGCGGCTTCCCCGTCATCACGTCCCCCGAATCCCAGAGGCTGGTGGGCTTCGTCCTGCGCCGCGACCTGGTCATCTCCAtcg agAATGCACGGAAGCGACAGGAGGGTGTCGGGAGCGCCTCGAAAATCTTCTTCACAGAGTACACCCCCCCGCCATTGCCcgacagctccgcccccctcaaACTGCGGGGTATCATGGACCTCAGCCCCTTCACGGTGACGGACCTCACCGCCATGGACATCGTGGTGGACATCTTCCGCAAACTGGGCCTGAGGCAATGTCTGGTCACTCACAACGG GCGCCTGCTGGGGATCATCACCAAGAAAGACATTCTGAAGCACATGGCGCAGATGGCCGATCAGGACCCTGACTCCATTCTCTTTAACTGA